In the genome of Planctomyces sp. SH-PL62, the window TCGCCGGGTCGAGGCCGACGATCGCGCCGGCCACGGGGGCTCCGGTGTCGATGTCCGTCACCGTGCCGACGACCTCGCGTCCGGGCCGGGCGGCGTACTCGAACGTCGCGCCGTGGTAGACGTCCCTGGGGCCGTTTTCCCAGTCCGGGACCTTGGGGATCGCGATGGTCGGCGTCTCGCGGGTGGCGACCCGCACGGAGGCCGTCTCGATCCCCTCGCCGGCGATCCGCAAGGTGGCGACCCGCTCGCGGCCGACGCCCCGGAGCGTGAATCGGCCGTCCCGGTCGGCGACGACCGGCGGCAGGAAGGGGATCTCGGACGCGCCGGCCGCCCAGGTGTGGGGCGAGTCGATCGTCGGGGTCTCGGGGGTCGGCGGCGGGGCGGTCCTCGGCCTGAGCCCTTCGATCAGCCGGTCGAGGTCGCCGCTGGAATTCCAGGCGATCGCCGCGACCTTCACCACGGCCCCGGCGACGGGCCGGCCGTGGTCGTCGAGGACGCGGCCCCGAATCGACACGTCGTCGCGGGCCAGCTTCAAGACGCGGCCCCCTTCCGTCGCCCGGTCGACGAACGCGAGGCCGAAGCCTTCGGCCGCCGCGACGACCTCGGCGTCCGCGCGGGGCATGCGGAACGAACCGTCCGGGCCGGTCTGGCCGATCGGGGCCGGGGACCCCCCGTGGGGAGGCGGCGTCGCGAACACCCTGGCCCCGGCGAACGGCTTGCCGTCCGGAGCGAGCACGCGGGCCTCGACGGCGCCGGCGCCGGGCTCGGCCTCGCCGGGGGCCTGCGGCGCGGGGACGCCGGCTCCGATGGTCGTCGGGCGGAGGGTGAGGAGCGAGGCGGCCGCCACGGCCGTGATCGTGAGGGCGCGCGCCGCGAGCCGCCACCGGGCCGGGCAGGTGGGCTCGATCCGGAATCCATCATCGAGCAGCATGGCGATCCTTCGCTTGATCTGGGAGGGACGTTCGAACAGCGCGGCGGAGCCTCCCGCCGCGCCCCACGGCTTCTCCGCCGCGGTCCTGGACCAGGAGAGCAGGGCTTCCGCGTAGCTCAACCGCCCCTCGGAGCCCGCGGCCGAGGCGTCGGCCAGCGCCTCCTGATCGTCGCGGATTCGGCCGCGGAGCCACCAGAAAAGCGGGTGGGCGTAGAGGACTGGGAGCAGGAGCCGCGACGCCGCGATCAACCAAAGGTCGCCGTGGCGGATATGGGCCCACTCGTGGGCCAGGGCCGCCCGGAGGCGGTCCTCCGGCTCGTCCAGGAACCTCGCGGGGAGGAGGATCGTCGGCCGTGCGACCCCGGCCGCCGCCGGATGTCGGAGGGTGTCGTTGACGAGCAGATCGGGAGCTTCGCCATCCTTCCCCACCACCTTCGCGAGCAGGGCCTCGGCCGCCGGATCCGCCCGACGCGAGCCTCGCCTCACGACGGCCAGCCGCCACGATCCGACCGCCAGCCGGACGATCATGAGGCCGGCCCCGCGAGGAACGCCCGGACGGCGATCGCGGCGAGGTCCGGAGCCGTCGCGGCCGGCGTATCGAGGACGCCGACGATGGGGGGGCGGGGCGTCGGCGGAGGCGGGGCGGCGGGGGCGGCCCGGCCGGGGCGATCGCCGACGGCGGCCGGGCGCGGGAGAGCCACGAGCGCCGACCTCGGCTCGACGACCGCCCCGGCTCGGGAGGGCGCCGACGCCGCCGGCGGGGCCTCGCGACGGCCGCCGAGGACGCCGACCCTGGGCCACGAGGGGAGCAGGACGAGGG includes:
- a CDS encoding M56 family metallopeptidase, which produces MIVRLAVGSWRLAVVRRGSRRADPAAEALLAKVVGKDGEAPDLLVNDTLRHPAAAGVARPTILLPARFLDEPEDRLRAALAHEWAHIRHGDLWLIAASRLLLPVLYAHPLFWWLRGRIRDDQEALADASAAGSEGRLSYAEALLSWSRTAAEKPWGAAGGSAALFERPSQIKRRIAMLLDDGFRIEPTCPARWRLAARALTITAVAAASLLTLRPTTIGAGVPAPQAPGEAEPGAGAVEARVLAPDGKPFAGARVFATPPPHGGSPAPIGQTGPDGSFRMPRADAEVVAAAEGFGLAFVDRATEGGRVLKLARDDVSIRGRVLDDHGRPVAGAVVKVAAIAWNSSGDLDRLIEGLRPRTAPPPTPETPTIDSPHTWAAGASEIPFLPPVVADRDGRFTLRGVGRERVATLRIAGEGIETASVRVATRETPTIAIPKVPDWENGPRDVYHGATFEYAARPGREVVGTVTDIDTGAPVAGAIVGLDPASLGPVQLVAIGSPADPFVSTSDLVHDDFRTSTDARGSYRLVGLPAAPRPSNGPGDGGELVAGGGEGMPHLPSGKPIGDGDPSKPVVVNIGLRRGVRVKGRVVDKQTGRGVRAVVSYFVLAGNPNMTREPRSRASRPGGAWTDDEGNFELIAYPGPGALAARVRGGRFVYDDEGMPYRRGAGLESMPGLKWRSVEQGIVDTLTDIFNPYDYQVVAGVDPKPGEAEVACELALDRGRTVKGRVVGPDGSPLAGALILGDRDYLLAGSGAPATSDEFLVEKLVPNAPRDVMAFHRERKLAGALKVAPDEPGPVVLKLEPHGQVIGRLVDAAGRPVAGFEIMRGSLWDTKQPVGVLVSGPVATDGNGRFHIEGLIPGRKYTFTVWKPDPSRKQGPPAKLVTLARDLVTASGETRDLGDVNHDGSE